The following are from one region of the Paraglaciecola sp. L1A13 genome:
- a CDS encoding nucleoside hydrolase, which yields MFQRFARVSNASLAVIFAIFCSSVSAEKVIYDTDMGIDDWSAMLVVANHPEIELLGVTSNGVGEGDCAENMVNIPGLLALSNSPDVPFACGDHYPIDGYFAFPAPWRQQADTLSGVPVPKTNRQPTDMDSVELIHHLLSQQNEQVVLLSAGSLTNIAQWLHKYPEDMSKVSRLVMMGGGFDAPGNIIVPGFTGDHPNKKAEWNIYVDAVAAEQVFASNLAVEVVGLDLTNQVKVTPEYAKRFKSEVRTPAAKFWDKVLDDNDWFIESEEYYFWDVLAALVVVEPELCQGELQSVWVEFSEVKSGGKWTDTSMPKITEAGKTRSHYDPATFGITHIGGNNPAVKICRHTEPQRAFDALIEILNVERQSGIQPI from the coding sequence ATGTTCCAACGTTTTGCCCGCGTATCAAACGCGTCACTTGCAGTTATTTTTGCTATTTTTTGTTCTTCCGTATCAGCCGAAAAGGTCATTTACGATACCGATATGGGTATTGATGATTGGTCGGCTATGTTAGTGGTGGCAAATCACCCAGAAATTGAATTGCTTGGCGTGACGTCTAATGGCGTTGGGGAAGGCGATTGTGCTGAAAATATGGTGAATATTCCGGGACTGCTTGCGCTGTCAAACTCACCTGACGTGCCTTTTGCTTGCGGCGATCATTACCCGATTGATGGTTATTTTGCCTTTCCCGCTCCTTGGCGTCAGCAGGCTGATACGCTCTCGGGTGTACCTGTACCAAAAACAAATCGCCAACCAACTGACATGGACTCGGTAGAGCTTATTCATCACCTGCTTAGCCAACAAAATGAGCAAGTGGTATTACTCAGTGCGGGCAGCTTAACCAATATTGCCCAGTGGTTGCATAAATACCCAGAAGATATGTCTAAAGTATCGCGCCTTGTGATGATGGGCGGCGGCTTTGATGCGCCTGGTAATATTATCGTGCCAGGCTTTACAGGGGACCACCCTAACAAAAAGGCAGAATGGAATATTTACGTGGATGCAGTGGCCGCAGAGCAGGTTTTTGCCTCTAATTTGGCCGTTGAAGTTGTCGGATTAGATTTAACCAACCAAGTGAAAGTGACCCCCGAATACGCCAAACGTTTTAAAAGTGAAGTCAGAACACCAGCCGCTAAGTTCTGGGATAAAGTGCTAGATGACAATGACTGGTTTATCGAGTCAGAAGAATACTACTTCTGGGACGTACTAGCAGCGCTTGTGGTAGTTGAGCCAGAGCTATGTCAAGGAGAGTTGCAATCAGTCTGGGTGGAATTTAGTGAAGTAAAATCAGGAGGTAAATGGACAGACACCAGCATGCCCAAAATCACGGAAGCAGGCAAGACGCGCTCTCATTACGACCCTGCTACTTTCGGGATAACGCACATTGGCGGAAATAATCCAGCGGTTAAAATATGTCGCCACACTGAGCCCCAACGTGCATTCGATGCGTTAATTGAAATACTCAATGTTGAACGTCAATCAGGTATTCAGCCAATCTAA
- a CDS encoding J domain-containing protein has product MAIHLITTKQTDNFNDSSIVASIKNLWQKIEKNHKKNDTKKKKITQLYQSFQSNVLPHEQEMCIQVQTLITTLIPFVSRKSLSEAHREELLDWINQELYFIESNPFAQNIEIDSLRDALQQQLLILAERNPFEESAENLQQLAMMLEDLFGDELNLNAEELSNVARDPDELQQYIDRMHKKSQEEQDAKQRDGDHNEWQDEQYDQVDQNGQRKSERLALDKLFKRSELNKIYKRLAAKFHPDKEMDDAKKTHKHKLMQQLSEARKTNDAFTLLLMYQQHYDDTDLIFDDATMQAIEKLLRQRIHLLERENHQLSSANTPEGMVWQQLSGRSKKATAKNIESLITERQEIADNCQAIVKDITNLKMLKEYLNERLDNAPLADTDLDTFNKIFS; this is encoded by the coding sequence TTGGCCATACATTTAATAACAACCAAACAAACAGACAACTTTAACGACTCGTCTATTGTTGCTTCAATTAAAAATCTTTGGCAGAAAATCGAAAAGAACCATAAAAAAAACGATACAAAGAAGAAGAAAATAACGCAGCTGTATCAAAGTTTTCAGTCTAATGTGCTGCCTCACGAACAAGAAATGTGCATTCAAGTGCAAACCCTAATCACCACGTTAATACCTTTTGTTTCACGTAAATCTTTGAGTGAAGCACACCGTGAGGAGTTATTGGATTGGATCAATCAAGAACTGTATTTCATTGAATCGAATCCCTTTGCCCAGAATATTGAAATAGATAGTTTGCGTGATGCGCTGCAACAACAATTATTAATTTTGGCTGAAAGAAATCCTTTTGAAGAAAGTGCAGAGAATCTACAACAATTAGCCATGATGTTAGAAGATTTGTTTGGTGACGAACTAAATCTAAACGCCGAAGAGCTCAGTAACGTTGCCAGGGATCCGGACGAATTACAGCAATACATAGACCGTATGCATAAAAAATCACAAGAAGAGCAGGACGCTAAGCAGCGCGACGGTGATCACAATGAATGGCAAGACGAGCAATATGATCAGGTTGATCAGAATGGCCAACGAAAAAGTGAACGACTCGCGTTAGACAAATTGTTTAAACGCAGCGAGTTGAACAAAATTTATAAACGTTTAGCGGCCAAGTTTCACCCTGATAAAGAAATGGATGACGCAAAAAAAACCCATAAACATAAACTGATGCAGCAACTGTCAGAAGCTCGAAAAACCAACGATGCCTTTACCTTATTATTAATGTATCAACAGCATTATGACGACACCGACTTGATTTTTGATGACGCTACGATGCAAGCAATAGAAAAGTTACTGCGCCAGCGCATACATTTATTGGAGCGTGAAAATCATCAACTGTCATCAGCAAACACCCCAGAGGGCATGGTATGGCAACAATTATCTGGGCGAAGTAAAAAAGCCACTGCAAAAAACATCGAATCATTGATTACTGAGCGACAAGAAATTGCTGATAACTGCCAAGCAATAGTTAAAGACATCACTAACCTAAAAATGCTCAAGGAGTATTTGAACGAACGATTAGATAATGCGCCACTTGCGGATACAGACCTCGATACTTTTAATAAAATATTTTCCTGA
- a CDS encoding MoxR family ATPase, which produces MIIKHQEKIASPEVIQRQYEALGYICSHSVATAIYLACHLQKPILIEGPPGVGKTELAKITATYLNAPLIRMQCYEGLDESKALYEWKYGKQLLYTQVLKEQLGDVLRGARGLDESIARLHDFGDIFYSQDFLEPRPLLQALQSDDGAVLLIDEIDKADQEFEAFLLELLSDYQVSIPEIGTVKAKSTPIVMLTSNNTRELGDALKRRCLHLYIPFPDAALESRILATQVQGLETQLREQIVALIGELRNMPLKKSPAVSETIDWARALLLLNVETLDPHWVKETLNLLLKFQDDIELVEPEIAALLKRVS; this is translated from the coding sequence GTGATCATAAAGCATCAAGAAAAAATTGCCTCACCAGAGGTTATTCAACGCCAATACGAGGCTTTAGGATACATATGCAGCCATTCGGTTGCCACTGCAATTTACCTCGCTTGTCACTTGCAAAAACCTATTTTAATTGAAGGGCCACCCGGTGTAGGAAAAACCGAATTGGCAAAAATAACGGCTACTTATCTAAATGCTCCGCTGATCCGTATGCAATGCTATGAGGGCCTTGATGAGTCAAAAGCACTTTATGAGTGGAAGTACGGCAAACAACTGCTTTACACCCAAGTACTTAAAGAGCAACTGGGAGATGTACTCAGAGGCGCTCGCGGTTTAGACGAATCTATTGCTCGGTTGCATGATTTTGGCGATATCTTTTATTCGCAGGATTTTTTGGAGCCTAGGCCCTTATTGCAAGCTTTGCAAAGTGACGACGGCGCTGTGTTATTAATTGATGAAATAGACAAGGCTGATCAAGAATTTGAGGCCTTCCTACTAGAATTATTATCGGATTATCAAGTGTCTATTCCAGAAATTGGTACGGTAAAAGCAAAATCGACACCCATAGTGATGCTTACCAGTAACAATACTCGAGAGCTCGGTGATGCCTTGAAGCGACGTTGTTTGCATCTGTATATTCCTTTTCCTGATGCGGCTTTAGAAAGCCGTATTTTGGCAACGCAAGTGCAAGGGCTAGAGACACAGCTAAGAGAACAGATCGTGGCATTGATAGGCGAACTGAGAAATATGCCTTTGAAAAAATCCCCTGCAGTCAGTGAAACCATTGATTGGGCAAGGGCACTGCTTTTACTCAATGTTGAAACACTTGATCCCCATTGGGTAAAAGAAACCTTGAATTTATTATTGAAGTTTCAGGATGATATTGAATTGGTCGAGCCTGAAATTGCAGCTTTGTTGAAGCGGGTATCTTAG
- a CDS encoding VWA domain-containing protein, which yields MRFVADFIGALREAGLPVSPAESLDALNAIKLLGLENRKTTKTVLALTLVKRQTDQVIYDQLFDLYFTGVEQVKQTDSDQLVPEEQKTTSEAGLGENEQESSADEYAASSALGQSLSQKQDMRLAITQAAMAENLSSIVFFTQKNHFAYKIMQRMGDEALSAEIHAETQNPEQKKSQNELIEFRARLLEQVKDYVEQQYLIFARHKGAKFREEHLQQAKLSQIEHVDYALMQRLVQRSARKLAAQHSRRRLTRKRGLLDVRKTIAANAAFDGALFHTRWKATRIERPKIVAICDVSGSVSRVARFLLLFLYSLQDVMPKVRSFVFASEMIEVTQLLEQENIELALEEIMQRWGGLSTDYGKALADFQTQVLASIDKKTTVILLGDARNNQGDGRTDIWQKVFRQSKRVLWLNPEQRNSWDSGDSIMSQYSPWCSSVEPCRNLKDIEGIFNRLLKYS from the coding sequence GTGCGTTTTGTTGCCGACTTTATTGGGGCATTGCGTGAAGCGGGATTGCCCGTGTCACCAGCAGAGTCTTTGGATGCGCTCAACGCTATCAAGTTGTTAGGCCTCGAAAACCGTAAAACGACCAAAACAGTTTTGGCTTTAACATTGGTTAAACGCCAGACAGATCAAGTTATTTATGACCAATTGTTTGATCTGTATTTCACTGGTGTTGAACAAGTTAAGCAAACGGATAGCGACCAGCTTGTGCCTGAAGAGCAAAAAACAACAAGCGAGGCGGGCTTAGGCGAAAATGAGCAAGAAAGTAGCGCTGACGAGTACGCGGCTAGCTCAGCGTTGGGCCAGTCACTTAGTCAAAAGCAAGATATGCGCCTGGCAATTACCCAGGCTGCAATGGCAGAGAATTTGTCATCTATCGTTTTCTTTACCCAAAAAAATCACTTTGCCTACAAAATAATGCAACGCATGGGTGACGAAGCCCTAAGTGCTGAAATTCACGCAGAAACCCAGAATCCTGAGCAGAAAAAAAGTCAGAACGAATTGATAGAATTTCGAGCGCGTTTGCTTGAGCAAGTGAAAGACTATGTGGAACAGCAATACCTGATTTTTGCACGACACAAGGGCGCTAAGTTCCGTGAAGAACACTTACAGCAGGCAAAATTAAGTCAAATTGAGCATGTTGATTACGCGTTAATGCAACGCTTGGTGCAACGATCTGCCCGTAAATTAGCAGCTCAGCATAGCCGGCGACGATTAACACGTAAGCGAGGCTTGTTAGATGTGCGTAAAACTATTGCTGCTAATGCGGCTTTTGACGGGGCTCTATTTCACACTCGTTGGAAGGCAACACGCATAGAACGACCTAAAATTGTCGCAATCTGTGATGTCAGCGGTTCGGTAAGCCGTGTTGCGCGTTTTCTTTTATTGTTTCTTTACTCGCTACAGGACGTCATGCCGAAAGTCCGCTCTTTTGTATTTGCTTCTGAGATGATCGAAGTAACACAGCTATTGGAGCAAGAGAATATTGAGTTAGCGCTGGAAGAAATAATGCAGCGCTGGGGCGGCTTATCAACGGACTATGGCAAGGCTCTGGCAGATTTTCAGACACAAGTTTTGGCAAGTATCGATAAAAAAACGACGGTTATCCTGCTAGGTGATGCGCGCAATAACCAAGGCGATGGTCGAACAGACATTTGGCAAAAGGTTTTTCGTCAAAGTAAGCGGGTATTATGGCTTAACCCCGAACAACGCAATAGTTGGGATTCTGGCGATTCAATTATGTCGCAGTATTCACCATGGTGCTCCAGTGTTGAACCTTGTCGTAATCTAAAAGATATTGAAGGCATTTTTAATCGGCTTTTGAAATATTCCTAG
- a CDS encoding GlxA family transcriptional regulator: MPRAKWRVALLIFNGAWASTVYGSLELFHSANLRQPKDRQFHCDLLSADSNPVQLYGGQSIHGDVIIGEDAYDLIMLAHYWGDFEQLTKQYPGIPPWLAEQHANGARIAGINSGIFWAAEAGLLNGGRATTYWRHLREFEQRYPEVQWQANQASVEHAGIYSSNGQNASMDLSMHLLEKFCGPSIAASLARDISFDSRRTYDLNLINIAGFRQHRDVGIHRAQDWLDEYFTQSVELQHLAKKIGMSKRTFIRRFQKATGELPSRYLQRLRVEAAKHRLGNTQDSIKTIGMGVGYRDISSFSKVFKSLTAVTPREFRSRLRPAGTRNISKAD; encoded by the coding sequence ATGCCTAGAGCAAAATGGCGAGTGGCCTTACTAATTTTCAATGGAGCTTGGGCATCTACTGTATATGGCTCACTGGAGTTATTTCACAGCGCTAATTTACGCCAACCAAAAGATAGGCAGTTTCACTGTGACTTGCTAAGTGCAGACAGCAATCCGGTTCAGCTCTATGGTGGCCAGTCGATCCATGGCGATGTAATCATCGGAGAAGATGCATACGATCTCATTATGCTGGCGCATTACTGGGGGGATTTCGAACAGCTCACCAAGCAATATCCTGGTATTCCGCCTTGGTTGGCTGAGCAGCACGCAAACGGGGCACGTATCGCTGGGATCAATAGTGGAATCTTTTGGGCGGCTGAGGCAGGCTTGTTGAATGGGGGGCGAGCAACCACTTACTGGCGTCATTTGAGAGAATTCGAGCAACGTTATCCCGAAGTTCAATGGCAAGCCAACCAAGCGAGTGTCGAACATGCTGGCATCTACAGTTCAAATGGCCAAAATGCATCAATGGATTTAAGTATGCATCTACTGGAAAAATTTTGCGGTCCATCAATAGCAGCCAGCTTAGCCAGAGATATCAGTTTTGATAGCAGACGAACCTACGATTTAAACCTAATTAATATCGCTGGTTTTCGGCAACACAGAGATGTGGGTATTCACCGGGCTCAGGACTGGCTAGATGAGTATTTCACTCAAAGTGTAGAGCTGCAGCATCTCGCCAAAAAAATTGGTATGAGCAAACGCACCTTTATCCGTCGATTTCAAAAAGCGACGGGAGAGTTGCCCTCTCGTTATCTGCAGCGTCTTCGAGTCGAGGCGGCTAAACACCGCTTGGGCAATACGCAAGACAGCATTAAAACCATTGGCATGGGAGTGGGTTATCGGGATATTAGTTCGTTCTCAAAGGTATTTAAGTCGCTAACGGCTGTGACACCACGAGAATTTCGTTCTCGGCTTCGTCCGGCGGGTACTAGGAATATTTCAAAAGCCGATTAA
- a CDS encoding acyl-CoA dehydrogenase family protein, whose translation MDITFSAEELAFRDQVRTFLSENWTQDLATRIRGEDQEFKAAQIEWQNKLNDKGWLAPGWPVEHGGVDWSVTENFIFETERSLAGAPDVVPFGLKMVAPVIYGFGSEEQKKRFLPRILKSEDWWCQGYSEPGAGSDLAALKTKAELDGDDYIVNGAKVWTTYAQYADWIFCLVRTDSSGKRQDGISFLLIDMKSPGITVNKISSIDDHHSLNEVVFDNVRVPVANRIGEQDKGWTYAKALLAHERTSIAAVADSKRRLRDLRKLLSEEITGGRPLIEDTQFQNRLSNTEIELMALEYTELRVLASTADGKGPGVESSLLKVKGTEIQQAIQQMYMDLAGYYSGIIHGEETAESIGHAFGHDARKAYMYGRAATIYGGSNEVQKNITAKYVLGL comes from the coding sequence GTGGATATTACCTTTTCGGCTGAGGAATTGGCCTTTCGTGACCAAGTGCGCACATTTTTGTCTGAGAATTGGACGCAAGATTTAGCCACCAGAATTCGTGGTGAAGACCAAGAGTTTAAGGCTGCCCAAATTGAATGGCAGAACAAACTGAATGACAAAGGCTGGTTGGCTCCAGGCTGGCCCGTTGAGCACGGTGGTGTTGACTGGTCGGTAACAGAAAACTTCATATTTGAAACAGAGCGTTCATTAGCTGGCGCCCCAGACGTGGTGCCATTCGGTCTGAAAATGGTTGCGCCGGTTATCTATGGCTTTGGTAGTGAAGAACAGAAAAAGCGCTTTTTACCACGCATTCTTAAAAGCGAAGATTGGTGGTGCCAGGGTTATTCAGAACCCGGTGCAGGCTCAGATCTTGCGGCATTGAAAACCAAGGCTGAATTGGATGGTGATGACTATATTGTCAATGGTGCTAAGGTTTGGACTACATATGCCCAGTATGCCGATTGGATTTTCTGTTTGGTACGTACCGATTCTTCTGGTAAGCGACAAGATGGCATTAGTTTCTTATTAATTGATATGAAAAGCCCGGGCATTACGGTTAATAAAATTTCTTCTATCGATGATCATCATAGCCTTAACGAAGTGGTGTTCGACAATGTCCGTGTACCCGTTGCTAACCGCATTGGCGAACAAGACAAAGGTTGGACTTACGCAAAGGCTCTATTGGCTCACGAACGTACTTCTATCGCAGCAGTGGCTGACTCAAAACGCCGGTTACGTGACTTGCGCAAGCTACTCAGTGAAGAAATCACTGGTGGACGCCCACTTATTGAAGATACTCAATTCCAGAATCGTTTATCGAACACTGAAATTGAATTGATGGCATTAGAGTATACCGAATTGCGCGTATTGGCATCTACGGCTGACGGCAAAGGGCCAGGTGTTGAATCATCTTTACTAAAAGTTAAAGGCACTGAAATTCAACAAGCAATCCAGCAAATGTATATGGATTTGGCGGGTTACTACAGCGGAATTATTCACGGTGAAGAAACGGCTGAAAGCATCGGTCACGCCTTTGGTCATGACGCAAGAAAAGCATACATGTACGGACGAGCAGCCACTATTTACGGTGGGTCGAACGAAGTACAGAAAAACATTACCGCTAAATACGTACTGGGTCTTTAA